The following nucleotide sequence is from Halomonas chromatireducens.
AGAAGCACGCTGCAAACCTGGCATGACCGGCACCGCCTCTGGGCGGTGCTGGCGATTGTGGGAGCTATTGTCATTGCCATCGGCAGCCTGACCCCGGGTAGCGAGATGCCCGAGAGTCTGCCCTGGGACAAGTTCAATCATTTCGTCGGTTACGGTGGCTTGGCGGGGCTGGTGGCGCTGGCAGGGGTGCGGCTCCCCTGGGCCTTCGCCACGGCGGTGTTCTATGGCATCTTCATCGAATACCTGCAGATACCGGTGCCCGGCCGCAGCGGTGGGGACTGGTGGGATATCCTCGCCAACAGCCTCGGCGCGGCAACTGCCGTGCTTGTACTGCATGTCTTTCGTAAAAGGTTGACCTGATTACTCACCTTGATCAGCCATCGGGCCAATCTTGAGCCACACTGAAAGAGGCCTCCGCCGAGGCGCCTGACGGCGCCAGTCGCGATGCAGAGCAGCGCTCCGACAGCGATTCTTTCCACCAACGGTGCCACGACGCTGTCGGAGGAAGCTTCAGCTCCGGTCCGAAGCTTCATAAAAACACCGGCCTAGGCTTGCGGCACTGATACGCAGCGACGCCCCGTCACCGCAAGGTGACGGGGCGTCGTCGTTTTCAGCCTGGCAATGACGACGAACCTAGCGCAGTTCGGCGCGCTCGATGATCACCGGCTCGGCGGGCACGTCCTGGAAGGGACCGCTGGTGGTAGTGGGCACCGCGCGTATGGCGTCCACCACGTCCATGCCATCCACTACCTGGCCGAACACCGCATAGCCCCAGGCCTGGCCGGAGTGGGTGCCCTGATGGTCGAGGAAGGCGTTGTCGGACACATTGATGAAGAACTGGGCGGTGGCCGAGTGGGGGGCGCCGGTGCGGGCCATGGCCAGGGTGCCGCGCTCGTTCTTCAGGCCGTTGTCGGCTTCGTTGGTAATCGGATCCCGGGTGGGCTTCTGGCGGAAATCCTCATCGAAGCCGCCGCCCTGGATCATGAAACCGTCGATCACGCGGTGGAAGATGGTGCCGTCATAGTGGCCGTCCTGGAGGTAGGTCAGGAAGTTGTTGACGCTTTCCGGAGCCTGTTCCTGGAACAGCTCGATGGCGATCTCGCCGTGGTTGGTATGCAGGATGACATCGGCGTCGGTCGCATTGGCCTGGGCGGCCAGCGGTAGAGTGCCGGCGACAAGAAGGGTCAACAGGGTTCGTTTCAGCACTGGAGGCTCCTGTTCGTGGAACGAAGGGATGTTGTTTGTGTGCCTAGCTTACGGTCTGTGAGGCCCTGCTGTCAGGCTTTCGATGCCTGAGGCCGCGGCGCGACATACCGCCACGCTGGATTGTTTGACGTGGATCACATGTGACCGGAGTAAAGAAGTACTTGGTATGGCTTTTATGCGCCGATCGCCGGACCATTCAGTCATGCAGGTCGAGGCACCTTGCGCCGATGTCTTCCAAGCCGCGATGCCTCGCCCACCAATACCCAGATCGTGACCGGCTGACAGGGTGATCCTCTCCGAGCCGGGGATAGGCAGGAGGTAGCCAATCCATGGTGGCGGAACTCGGAAATTTTGCACTCATACTGGCGCTGTGCCTGGCGGTTATCCAGAGCGTACTGCCCTTGCTGGGCACCTACTGCGACAATGGCCGCCTGATGCGTACGGGACGCTTCCTGGCCACCGGCCAGTTCGTCTTCCTGTCGCTCTCCCTGGCGGTACTGATATGGGCCTTCGTGGTCAGTGACTTCTCGGTGCGCTATGTGGCCAGTCACTCCAGCCTCAGCCAGCCGACGATCTACAAGGTCACGGCCGTCTGGGGCGGCCACGAGGGCTCGCTGCTGCTGTGGGTGTGGCTGCTGGCGGCCTGGGGTGTCGCCGTGGCGATCTTCAGCCGAACGCTGCCCCGGGAGATGCTGGCCCGGGTGCTGGCCGTGCTCGGCATGGTCTCGGTGGGCTTCCTTGCCTTTACCGTGTTCACCTCCAACCCCTTCGAACGCATCGTTCCGGGACCCATGGATGGGCGCGGCATGAACCCGCTGCTGCAGGACCCGGGGATGATCCTGCATCCGCCGCTGCTCTACATGGGCTATGTGGGAACGGCGGTGGTCTTCGCCTTCGCCATGGCGGCCCTGCTCGGAGGCCGTCTCGATGCCGCCTGGGCACGTTGGTCGCGACCCTGGACCACGGTGGCCTGGGTGTTTCTGACCCTGGGGATCGCCATCGGTAGCTGGTGGGCCTACTACGAGCTGGGCTGGGGCGGCTGGTGGTTCTGGGACCCGGTCGAGAATGCCTCCTTCCTGCCCTGGCTCACCGCCACCGCGCTGATCCATTCGCTGGCGGTGACGGAGAAGCGCGGCGGCTTCAAGGTCTGGACGCTGATGCTGGCGATCCTTACCTTTGCCCTGACCGTGCTGGGTGCCTTCATCGTGCGCTCGGGCGTCATTACATCGGTTCATGCCTTCGCCACCGACCCGGAGCGCGGCGTGTTCATCCTGGGCATGCTGGCATTGACCCTGCTGGGTTCGCTGACCGTCTACGCCTGGCGGGCCCCCAAGGTGGGGCTTGGCGGCTCCTTCGCCTGGTACTCCCGCGAATCGCTGATGATGGCCAACAACGTGCTGTTGGCAGTGGCCTGCGCCGCGGTATTCATCGGCACCCTCTATCCGCTGGCGCTGGACGCCTTCGGCCTGGGCAAGATCTCGGTGGGCCCTCCCTACTTCGATACCGTCTTCGCCCCGCTGATGCTGCCGCTGCTGTTCCTGATCGGCCTCGGCCCCGCGGTGATGTGGAAACAGGCCAACCCCAGCGACACCTTCCGCCAGCTGCGCTGGGCGCTGCTGGTGAGCGTCATCGCCGGGGGACTCTGGCCCCTCACCATGGGCGCCTGGCGGCCGCTGACCGCGCTGTCGCTGATGCTGGCGACCTGGATCATCGTCACCGCGCTGCTGGATATCCACAAGCGCATGGGGTCGGCGAGGCAGCCCCTGGCCACTCGGCTGCGAAAGGTGATGCGCCCCAGCTTCATGGGCATGCACCTGGCCCACGTGGGACTGGCGCTGATCGTGGTGGCCATCGCCATGGTCAACACCTACGAGGTGGAGCGCGACGTACGCATGGAGCCTGGCCAGACTACCTCGGCGGCGGGCTTCGACTTCACCCTGCAGCGCATGGAAATGGTGCGTGGCCCCAACTGGGATGCCGACCAGGCGGTCGTCGATGTGACCCGTGACGGCCGGCCGGTGGCGACCCTGCTGCCCCAGCGGCGCTACTACGATACGCAGCCCCAGAACCCCATGCATCAGGCGTCCTTGCACCGTGCGGCGACCCGTGATGTCTACGTCTCCCTCGGCGAACGGCTGGTGGGCGATGCCTGGAGTTTCCGTCTCTACTACAAGCCCTACATGTTCTGGATGTGGTCCGGTGCCATCCTGCTCTCCGTGGGTGGGCTACTGGCGGCCAGCGACCGACGCTATCGGCTGGCACGCAATCGCGCCGTCGATACGCGCCACGCCGGCACCCAGGGCAGCGGCCCGGCGCGGGAGGTGACCACCTGATGAACCTGCGTCTGTTGATACCTTTGATCGCCATATCGGCCCTGCTCGGCCTGCTGTTCATCGGCCTGGGCATGAACTCACGCGACCTGCCTTCGCCGCTGGTGGGCAAGCCGGCACCGGCCTTCCAGCTCGAGGCGCTGGAAGACGCCGAGCATATCCTCACCGAGCAGGATTTCATCGGTGAAGTGGCGCTGGTCAATGTCTGGGCCACCTGGTGCAGCACCTGCCGCGCCGAGAAGCCGCTGCTGATGGAGCTGGCTGCCGGCGGCATTCCCATCCATGCCTTCAACTATCGCGACGAGCGCGACGCGGCACTGCGCTATCTCAGTGTCAGCGACAACCCCTATCAGGTCATCGCCTACGACCCCCGCGGGGATGCCGGTATCGATTGGGGCGTCTACGCCACGCCGGAGACCTATGTGCTCGATGCCGAAGGCGTGATCCGCTACAAGCGCATCGGGCCGCTCAACCGGCAGCTGCTGCTCGACGAGGTGCTGCCGCTGGTTGAAAAGCTGCGCGATGAACAGCGCAGGAATGAGGCGAGGAGGGTGGCACAGTCATGAAGCGATCCCTGTTCCTGAGCCTGCTTGGCTTGCCGCTCTGGTTGGCGGCAGGGCTTGCCATGGCACTGGCCATCGGCCAGCCGATCGAGTTCGAAAGCGAAGCCCAGAAGCGCCAGTACGACACCCTGGTGCGCGAGCTGCGTTGCACGGTGTGCCAGAGCGAAACCATCCATGAATCCAACGCCGAGCTGGCCGCCGACATGCGCCGCCGGGTCTACGACATGACCCTGGCCGGCCACGATGCCGACGCCATCGTCG
It contains:
- a CDS encoding VanZ family protein, whose protein sequence is MPDRSTLQTWHDRHRLWAVLAIVGAIVIAIGSLTPGSEMPESLPWDKFNHFVGYGGLAGLVALAGVRLPWAFATAVFYGIFIEYLQIPVPGRSGGDWWDILANSLGAATAVLVLHVFRKRLT
- a CDS encoding heme lyase CcmF/NrfE family subunit is translated as MVAELGNFALILALCLAVIQSVLPLLGTYCDNGRLMRTGRFLATGQFVFLSLSLAVLIWAFVVSDFSVRYVASHSSLSQPTIYKVTAVWGGHEGSLLLWVWLLAAWGVAVAIFSRTLPREMLARVLAVLGMVSVGFLAFTVFTSNPFERIVPGPMDGRGMNPLLQDPGMILHPPLLYMGYVGTAVVFAFAMAALLGGRLDAAWARWSRPWTTVAWVFLTLGIAIGSWWAYYELGWGGWWFWDPVENASFLPWLTATALIHSLAVTEKRGGFKVWTLMLAILTFALTVLGAFIVRSGVITSVHAFATDPERGVFILGMLALTLLGSLTVYAWRAPKVGLGGSFAWYSRESLMMANNVLLAVACAAVFIGTLYPLALDAFGLGKISVGPPYFDTVFAPLMLPLLFLIGLGPAVMWKQANPSDTFRQLRWALLVSVIAGGLWPLTMGAWRPLTALSLMLATWIIVTALLDIHKRMGSARQPLATRLRKVMRPSFMGMHLAHVGLALIVVAIAMVNTYEVERDVRMEPGQTTSAAGFDFTLQRMEMVRGPNWDADQAVVDVTRDGRPVATLLPQRRYYDTQPQNPMHQASLHRAATRDVYVSLGERLVGDAWSFRLYYKPYMFWMWSGAILLSVGGLLAASDRRYRLARNRAVDTRHAGTQGSGPAREVTT
- a CDS encoding DsbE family thiol:disulfide interchange protein → MNLRLLIPLIAISALLGLLFIGLGMNSRDLPSPLVGKPAPAFQLEALEDAEHILTEQDFIGEVALVNVWATWCSTCRAEKPLLMELAAGGIPIHAFNYRDERDAALRYLSVSDNPYQVIAYDPRGDAGIDWGVYATPETYVLDAEGVIRYKRIGPLNRQLLLDEVLPLVEKLRDEQRRNEARRVAQS
- a CDS encoding cytochrome c-type biogenesis protein; the encoded protein is MKRSLFLSLLGLPLWLAAGLAMALAIGQPIEFESEAQKRQYDTLVRELRCTVCQSETIHESNAELAADMRRRVYDMTLAGHDADAIVDFMVQRYGDYVRYRPPLQANTALLWASPFLLLLIGGVAWWRMIVGRKRMPQRPEFTQQERETLQRLRSGD